One Pseudodesulfovibrio cashew DNA window includes the following coding sequences:
- the fliW gene encoding flagellar assembly protein FliW yields the protein MTRLGEREVSPEGIVYFPRGLIGLEDKREFALLSVKDNNSPFLLLQCVTDPGLGLLVADPYAFLKDYDVKLENPDRKTLKIENVKQLAILVTVTIPQNKPENTTLNLQGPIVINTQARIGLQVPQTDADYPTHYRPIDG from the coding sequence ATGACGAGGCTGGGCGAGCGTGAAGTGAGCCCCGAAGGCATCGTGTATTTCCCCCGCGGCCTCATCGGTCTCGAGGACAAGCGCGAATTCGCGCTCCTGAGCGTGAAGGACAATAATTCGCCTTTTCTGCTCCTGCAGTGCGTGACCGATCCCGGTCTCGGCCTTCTCGTGGCCGACCCGTATGCGTTTCTCAAGGATTATGATGTGAAGCTGGAGAATCCGGATCGCAAGACGCTCAAGATCGAAAACGTCAAGCAGCTGGCCATTCTGGTAACGGTGACCATACCGCAAAACAAACCTGAAAACACCACCCTCAACCTTCAGGGGCCGATTGTCATCAACACCCAGGCGAGGATAGGGCTTCAGGTTCCTCAGACCGACGCGGACTATCCCACCCACTATCGGCCCATCGATGGTTGA
- the csrA gene encoding carbon storage regulator CsrA has product MLILTRRPGESLYLGDNIKLKILSVQGKQIKIGLDVPEDMTVYREEVYLKIKEQNKQALETSQQDLLAAAALWQEIESRK; this is encoded by the coding sequence ATGCTGATACTGACCCGGAGACCGGGGGAAAGCCTATATTTGGGCGACAACATCAAGCTGAAGATCCTGAGCGTTCAGGGGAAGCAGATTAAGATCGGCCTGGATGTTCCCGAAGACATGACTGTCTATCGGGAAGAGGTGTATTTGAAGATCAAGGAACAGAACAAGCAGGCGCTGGAAACAAGCCAGCAGGACCTGCTTGCGGCGGCTGCGTTATGGCAAGAGATAGAAAGCAGAAAATAA
- the flgL gene encoding flagellar hook-associated protein FlgL, producing the protein MRVTQQMLFSRYIYNLNSSLTSLMDLNLKAQTQKNINKPSDDPTGMSRVLDHRDTLRSLEQYQENISTAKGWLGAADESLMQVSTIITRAKELATQAATGTVDGDNREQISYELRSLFEQLVGLSNSEFEDKTIYSGHKVDGKAFEEIMWLTTNDDTFGSSVDFTVNGSSNTTVLVQFVDESGTVAVGDNMNLSAAGVRYSVDGGDTWLTDGSISFTGTQGTLNLPSSGTSVDFHSDAVVKNNDPNDPSVADGTWMWIRPSARYIGDDEDQPPLVDKLGSGVSQLSATASGSFLSQNVTVRIDNSSAVTMDQEINYSYSLDGGINWVTGNVAQADTSANSATLGVANGGILTLASNGTNQLQPGQQFVIRPRSADIELDITSSERITLNSVGKDIFGGIYMDPDTVLSAGGAALTLGSSNAGRVFHSNGAPKMAISIQGDDEYSKNLFEVMGNLVAFAETNNQTGIQQCLANLSEAESEINNAMATIGGRENRLSISETIVEGLELNENSLVSAIEDADVSELMTELAQQQIVYESVLRSTSMIMQLNLGKFI; encoded by the coding sequence ATGCGCGTAACCCAGCAGATGCTCTTCAGCAGGTACATCTACAACCTGAACTCTTCGCTGACTTCCTTGATGGATCTGAACCTCAAGGCGCAGACGCAGAAGAATATCAACAAGCCCAGCGATGACCCCACGGGCATGTCCCGCGTCCTGGACCATCGCGACACCCTGCGCTCTCTGGAGCAGTATCAGGAGAATATTTCCACCGCCAAGGGCTGGCTCGGCGCGGCCGACGAATCCCTCATGCAGGTCTCCACGATCATCACCCGGGCCAAGGAGCTGGCCACCCAGGCCGCAACCGGCACCGTGGACGGCGACAACCGGGAACAGATCAGTTACGAACTGCGCTCCCTGTTCGAACAGCTCGTGGGCCTGTCCAACTCGGAGTTCGAGGACAAGACCATCTATTCCGGGCACAAGGTGGACGGAAAGGCTTTTGAGGAGATCATGTGGCTGACCACCAACGACGACACGTTCGGCAGTTCGGTGGACTTTACCGTCAACGGTTCATCCAACACCACGGTTCTGGTCCAGTTCGTGGACGAGAGCGGCACCGTGGCCGTGGGTGACAACATGAACCTTTCCGCAGCCGGAGTGCGTTATTCGGTTGATGGAGGCGACACCTGGCTTACGGACGGCTCCATTTCCTTCACCGGCACCCAGGGGACACTGAACCTGCCTTCCTCCGGCACCAGCGTGGACTTTCACAGTGATGCCGTGGTCAAGAACAACGACCCCAACGATCCGTCGGTGGCCGACGGCACCTGGATGTGGATCAGGCCCTCGGCACGGTATATCGGCGACGACGAGGACCAGCCGCCCCTGGTGGACAAGCTCGGTTCCGGCGTCTCGCAGCTTTCCGCAACGGCTTCCGGTTCATTTCTGAGCCAGAACGTAACCGTTCGCATCGACAACTCGTCCGCCGTGACCATGGACCAGGAGATCAATTATTCCTACTCCCTGGATGGTGGCATCAACTGGGTGACGGGCAACGTGGCCCAGGCCGACACCTCCGCCAACTCGGCGACGCTGGGCGTTGCCAACGGCGGTATTCTAACCCTGGCCTCCAACGGAACCAACCAGTTGCAGCCGGGGCAGCAGTTTGTCATCAGGCCGAGGTCCGCGGATATCGAACTGGACATCACCTCCAGCGAGCGGATCACCTTGAACAGCGTGGGCAAGGACATATTCGGCGGCATCTATATGGATCCGGACACGGTCCTGAGCGCGGGCGGGGCGGCTCTCACCCTGGGCAGTTCCAACGCGGGCAGGGTGTTCCACTCCAACGGCGCTCCCAAGATGGCTATCTCCATTCAGGGCGACGACGAGTACTCCAAGAATCTCTTCGAGGTCATGGGCAACCTGGTGGCATTTGCCGAGACCAACAACCAGACCGGCATCCAGCAGTGCCTGGCCAATCTTTCCGAAGCCGAGAGCGAGATCAATAACGCCATGGCCACCATCGGTGGACGTGAGAACCGGCTCTCCATCAGTGAAACCATTGTCGAGGGGTTGGAGCTCAACGAGAATTCGCTGGTAAGCGCCATCGAGGACGCCGACGTGAGTGAATTGATGACCGAGTTGGCCCAGCAGCAGATTGTGTACGAGTCCGTGCTGCGGTCCACGTCCATGATTATGCAGCTCAACCTCGGTAAGTTCATCTAA
- the flgK gene encoding flagellar hook-associated protein FlgK, producing the protein MSFGANSILDMGRWALFASQVQLQVTGQNISNVNNEGYARRSVNLEEGPYIDYTPGQLGTGVKATSVARDFDEMVEMMYLEQASLKDKWGSLWEQLQGVESLFNEASGEGLSDALSQYFNSWNEVSQRPENYGARQTVVNDAATLVSTLKQIDDDLSLMQQRINSSIQDEVNDANQLMADIADLNNEIQIHHIEGQNNANTLLDERARKVRALGELLDIKTIDNGGGDFTVMTTAGQNLVDGATHFELEFNAATKTEDLRPASTFEGDIYYEGSDDFEYTIEFLASSSGSSTSGPVTTGTDSAQFRVSLDGGVTWLADEDGNEKHYYAREYDGRVNVEGLSIWFGSDTNSKGSTSGEFQEGDRYVISPHQGLYWVENTSHKEEITPQLHFNGEENSKRLTGGSLAALLSFRDSYVGKYREKLDNLAEGVIWETNRRCSQGAGLQTYTTTLGTYGVNDTGKALASDSTGLAFGDKLQSGSSFVYVYNESTGLLTSSAALDFGSGSTFDPNTHTLEDVRDAFNTTFPGMVTASIVNNKLQLEAEDGYSFAFGTDSSGLMAALGINTFFKGSSPDDMLVNEKVSSDLDYLMTGHVNGAGEMNAGDNTTALAMYDLREAEVTIYTVTEGTTNTTLLDYYNSLVGNVGTDTSRAQFNSSFYTTLANDLDERQQQVSGVNLDEEMSDLIKYQASYTAAAKLITTADQMLQTVLSLKP; encoded by the coding sequence ATGTCCTTCGGCGCCAACTCCATTCTCGACATGGGCCGCTGGGCGCTCTTTGCGTCCCAGGTGCAGCTCCAGGTCACCGGCCAGAACATATCCAACGTCAACAACGAGGGATATGCCCGCCGTTCCGTGAACCTGGAGGAAGGCCCGTACATCGATTACACCCCTGGCCAGTTGGGCACGGGCGTCAAGGCCACCAGCGTGGCCCGCGACTTCGATGAGATGGTGGAGATGATGTACCTGGAGCAGGCGTCGCTCAAGGACAAGTGGGGCAGCCTTTGGGAACAGTTGCAGGGCGTGGAGAGCCTGTTCAACGAGGCCAGCGGCGAAGGGTTGAGCGACGCGCTTTCCCAGTATTTCAATTCCTGGAACGAGGTCAGCCAGCGGCCCGAGAACTACGGTGCACGCCAGACCGTGGTCAACGACGCGGCGACCCTGGTCTCCACCCTCAAGCAGATCGACGACGATCTGTCCCTGATGCAGCAGCGGATCAACTCCTCCATTCAGGATGAGGTGAACGACGCCAACCAGCTCATGGCCGATATTGCCGACCTGAACAACGAAATCCAGATCCATCATATCGAAGGTCAGAACAACGCCAACACTCTCCTCGATGAGCGGGCCCGCAAGGTCCGCGCCCTGGGCGAGCTGTTGGACATCAAGACCATCGACAACGGGGGCGGGGATTTCACGGTCATGACCACCGCCGGGCAGAACCTGGTGGACGGGGCGACTCATTTCGAACTCGAATTCAACGCGGCCACCAAGACCGAGGACCTGCGTCCCGCCTCGACCTTCGAGGGCGACATTTATTACGAAGGCAGCGACGACTTCGAGTACACCATCGAATTTCTGGCTTCCTCTTCGGGAAGCTCCACTTCCGGGCCGGTGACCACCGGGACAGACTCCGCCCAGTTCAGGGTGTCTCTGGACGGCGGGGTGACCTGGCTTGCCGACGAGGATGGCAACGAAAAGCACTATTACGCCCGCGAATACGACGGACGGGTCAATGTGGAAGGGCTGTCCATCTGGTTCGGTTCGGATACCAATTCCAAGGGCTCGACCTCGGGCGAGTTCCAGGAAGGGGATCGTTATGTGATCAGCCCGCATCAGGGCCTCTACTGGGTGGAGAACACCTCCCATAAGGAAGAGATCACCCCCCAGCTTCATTTCAACGGCGAGGAGAACTCCAAGCGCCTCACCGGCGGTAGCCTGGCGGCATTGCTCAGCTTCCGCGATAGCTACGTGGGCAAGTACCGGGAAAAGCTTGATAACCTGGCAGAAGGCGTCATCTGGGAGACCAACCGCCGATGCAGTCAGGGGGCCGGACTTCAGACGTACACCACCACATTGGGTACCTACGGGGTCAACGATACCGGCAAGGCGCTGGCCTCGGATTCCACCGGGCTGGCCTTCGGCGACAAGCTCCAATCCGGCAGTTCGTTCGTCTACGTCTACAATGAGTCCACCGGTCTGTTGACCTCGTCCGCGGCCCTGGATTTCGGCAGCGGTTCCACCTTCGATCCGAACACCCATACTCTGGAGGACGTCCGGGACGCTTTCAACACCACATTCCCCGGCATGGTCACCGCTTCTATCGTCAACAACAAGCTCCAGCTTGAGGCCGAGGACGGCTACTCCTTTGCCTTCGGCACGGACAGCAGCGGACTCATGGCGGCACTGGGCATCAACACGTTCTTCAAGGGCTCCTCGCCGGATGACATGCTGGTCAACGAAAAGGTGTCGAGCGATCTCGACTACCTGATGACGGGCCATGTGAACGGGGCTGGCGAGATGAACGCCGGCGACAACACCACAGCCCTGGCCATGTACGACCTGCGTGAAGCCGAAGTGACCATCTACACGGTCACCGAGGGCACGACCAACACCACACTGCTGGATTACTACAACAGTCTGGTGGGCAACGTGGGCACCGATACCAGCCGGGCGCAGTTCAACTCAAGTTTCTACACCACGCTGGCCAATGACCTGGACGAGCGGCAGCAGCAGGTCTCGGGCGTTAACCTGGACGAGGAAATGAGTGATCTGATCAAGTACCAGGCATCGTACACGGCGGCGGCCAAGCTCATCACCACGGCGGACCAGATGCTCCAAACCGTCCTGTCACTGAAGCCGTAG
- the flgN gene encoding flagellar export chaperone FlgN, whose protein sequence is MFRLIEENLVRQNKALLLLLLLLEEEFSRLMQSNPQSVSQVELSIQELMRQIAVERASLRRRVGALVKNAARVRDLYPLMDDETRQTFMQLLKMLDETEQKCGTQAAKNNQMAMALFDQSKSLLDFMHNQIKPKNTHAYAATGRYAKAASSARLLTGRL, encoded by the coding sequence ATGTTCCGGCTTATAGAGGAAAATTTGGTCAGGCAGAATAAGGCGTTGTTGCTGCTACTCCTGCTGCTTGAGGAAGAATTTTCCCGCCTCATGCAATCCAATCCCCAGTCGGTTTCCCAGGTGGAACTTTCCATCCAGGAACTCATGCGCCAGATCGCCGTGGAACGTGCTTCCCTGCGCCGTCGGGTCGGGGCTCTGGTCAAGAATGCCGCCCGCGTCCGCGACCTTTACCCGCTGATGGACGACGAGACCCGGCAGACCTTCATGCAGTTGCTCAAGATGCTCGACGAGACCGAGCAGAAGTGCGGGACCCAGGCCGCCAAGAACAATCAGATGGCCATGGCCCTGTTCGACCAGTCAAAGAGCCTGCTCGACTTCATGCACAACCAGATCAAGCCCAAGAATACCCACGCCTACGCCGCCACCGGACGCTACGCCAAGGCGGCAAGCTCTGCGCGGTTGTTGACCGGGAGGCTCTAA
- a CDS encoding rod-binding protein: MTMGIDPQILAKQASDTSEVVRFKQEMDGLKQRLTDSSGNKEKALRQACQNFEAVFISKLWQGMKSTVPKEGYLHSKQEEQYTGMFDRDFAEKMAQSGGIGLADMIYDQLSQKLKETSRDALSGAVSIKPLAAEPIALDSGKKPIPLSTGKQGMTLEDWGGAAEEKGEAPTVAAAEPERTKAATPRLSDVDVKARLDELARKLEAERIKDGLLGRTASVQESFKDRDTAGQVGRKLAKIG; encoded by the coding sequence ATGACCATGGGAATCGATCCGCAGATCCTGGCCAAGCAGGCCTCGGACACCAGCGAGGTGGTCCGCTTCAAGCAGGAGATGGACGGCCTCAAGCAACGCCTGACGGACAGTTCCGGGAACAAGGAAAAGGCGCTTCGCCAGGCGTGCCAGAACTTCGAGGCGGTCTTCATTTCCAAGCTGTGGCAGGGCATGAAGTCCACCGTGCCCAAGGAAGGCTATCTGCACTCCAAGCAGGAGGAGCAGTACACGGGCATGTTCGACCGTGACTTTGCGGAGAAGATGGCTCAGTCCGGAGGCATCGGTCTGGCGGACATGATCTACGATCAGCTCAGCCAGAAGCTCAAGGAGACCAGCCGCGACGCGCTGTCAGGCGCGGTAAGCATCAAGCCGCTGGCGGCGGAGCCCATTGCGCTTGATTCCGGCAAGAAGCCCATCCCCCTTTCCACGGGAAAGCAGGGCATGACTTTGGAGGACTGGGGCGGTGCCGCCGAGGAGAAGGGGGAAGCCCCGACCGTTGCGGCAGCCGAGCCTGAAAGGACCAAGGCGGCAACACCCAGGTTGAGCGACGTGGACGTCAAGGCACGCCTGGACGAGCTTGCCCGCAAGCTGGAGGCCGAACGGATCAAGGACGGTCTGCTGGGCAGGACTGCTTCCGTTCAGGAAAGTTTCAAGGACCGGGACACTGCCGGACAAGTTGGCCGGAAACTTGCAAAAATCGGGTAG